Part of the Nothobranchius furzeri strain GRZ-AD chromosome 2, NfurGRZ-RIMD1, whole genome shotgun sequence genome, ACGGGTGCACCTGTTTTATCGGCTTCGATCAAATTAATTTGAGGGGATCAGAAATCGGCCATAGTTCCATGAGAAATTAGTCTTATCCACTGATCTATGTTATTAAGTACTTGAAAACCCAGTTGTAATGTGAAAGGCAAATGGATAATTTTTTGGACAACTGTGTCAtaacagataaataaataaataaataaataaattaattaattaataaaataattaccTTATTGCCTCAACACTGCTCATGAAGATCTGGAGGGCGCGCTTGATGAAGACCGCATCGATGTCCTTCTTCTGCAGTTTCTTGTACAGGATGTCTACGTGAGGCATAATTTGACTAAACAGCTGCAGAAAAAGCTGGAAATCCTCGTCCTGCAGCGTCCTGAGAAAGCCACAGGCCTCTCTCATTGTGTTGCCATCAAAAGAGCCGGATGAGTTGATAGTTTCAAAACACTGAACGAGATCTTCCAGGTGCTCATGCACGGTGTTGACAGTTCTGCTGTTAAAGTTCCATCTTGTGGTTGAAGCTCTGGGCAGCCTTCTAGCGACCACCTCGTCCAGTATGCTGGTGCGTTTGGGCGAGCGGACAAAAAAACTGGCAATACCGCTCaaaccagaaaaaaaaaacaaattcatgGCAGGGATGGTTGA contains:
- the LOC139066178 gene encoding zinc finger MYM-type protein 1-like, producing the protein MANSIANVLLDRLNSLFPDAHKEKLIAQAYDGASAMRGEPARVQQKVRKHFQNAHYVHCYAHQLNLIMQQATSTIPAMNLFFFSGLSGIASFFVRSPKRTSILDEVVARRLPRASTTRWNFNSRTVNTVHEHLEDLVQCFETINSSGSFDGNTMREACGFLRTLQDEDFQLFLQLFSQIMPHVDILYKKLQKKDIDAVFIKRALQIFMSSVEAIRQSPR